The following coding sequences lie in one Vicia villosa cultivar HV-30 ecotype Madison, WI unplaced genomic scaffold, Vvil1.0 ctg.000628F_1_1_3, whole genome shotgun sequence genomic window:
- the LOC131629989 gene encoding coatomer subunit alpha-2, with protein sequence MLTKFETKSNRVKGLSFHSKRPWILASLHSGVIQLWDYRMGTLIDRFDEHDGPVRGVHFHNSQPLFVSGGDDYKIKVWNYKMHRCLFTLLGHLDYIRTVQFHHENPWIVSASDDQTIRIWNWQSRTCISVLTGHNHYVMCASFHPKEDIVVSASLDQTVRVWDIGSLKRKAGPPSDDILRLSQMNTDLFGGVDAVVKYVLEGHDRGVNWAAFHPTLPLIVSGADDRQVKLWRMNDTKAWEVDTLRGHMNNVSCVMFHAKQDIIVSNSEDKSIRVWDATKRTGIQTFRREHDRFWILSTHPEMNLLAAGHDSGMIVFKLERERPAFAVSGDSLFYTKDRFLRFYEFSTQRETQVLTIRRPGSLSLNQSPKTLSYSPTENAILLCSDVDGGSYELYCISKDSTIKDSFGRGDMQEPKKGLGGSAVFVARNRFAVLEKSSNQVLLKNLKNELVKKSVLPIATDAIFYAGTGNLLCRSEDRVFIFDLQQRIVLGDLQTPFIKYVVWSNDMESVALLSKHAIVIASKKLVHQCTLHETIRVKSGAWDDNGIFIYTTLNHIKYCLPNGDSGIIKTLDVPIYITKVVGNVIFCLGRDGKNKAITIDATEYIFKLSLLKKKYDHVMNMIRNSQLCGQAMIAYLQQKGFPEVALHFVKDERIRFNLALESGNIQIAVASATAIDEKDHWYRLGVEALRQGNAGIVEYAYQKTKNFERLSFLYLITGNVEKLSKMLKIAEVKNDVMGQFHNALYMGDIRERVKILENVGHLPLAYITASTHGLHDVAERLAAELGDNVPSLPEGKVPSLLIPPSPVLCCGDWPLLRVMRGIFDGGLRNADQDADDEEYEAAEGDWVEELDMVDIEGLQNGDVTAILDDGEVAEEGDEEGGWELEDLELPPEADTPKASVSTRSSVFVAPTPGMAVSQIWVQRSSLAADHAAAGNFDTAMRLLNRQLGIKNFAPLRSMFLDLHSASHSYLRAFSSAPVVPLAVERGWTEASSPNVRGPPALPYKLSQLDEKLKAGYKSTTAGKFTEALRTFVNILHTIPLIVVESRREVDDVKELIIIVKEYVLALQMELKRREMKDNPVRQQELAAYFTHCNLQTPHLRLALLNAMTVCYKAKNLATAANFARRLLETNPSIENQAKTARQVLAAAERNMTDATELNYDFRNPFVTCGATYVPIYRGQKDVSCPYCTSRFVPTQEGQLCTVCELSVVGADASGLLCSPAQIR encoded by the exons ATGTTAACGAAGTTTGAAACGAAAAGTAACAGAGTGAAGGGACTGAGCTTCCATAGCAAAAGGCCATGGATTCTTGCGAGTCTTCACAGTGGCGTGATCCAGCTATGGGACTATCGAATGGGGACCTTAATTGACAGATTCGATGAGCATGATGGACCTGTTAGGGGTGTCCATTTTCACAATTCTCAACCCCTTTTTGTGTCTGGAG GGGATGATTACAAGATTAAGGTCTGGAACTATAAGATGCATAGGTGTTTGTTCACTCTTCTTGGACACCTTGATTATATTCGGACAGTACAATTTCATCATGAGAACCCATGGATTGTGAGTGCCAGTGATGATCAAACCATTCGCATCTGGAACTGGCAGTCACGTACCTGTATATCTGTTTTAACTGGGCACAACCATTATGTTATGTGTGCTTCATTCCATCCAAAAGAGGATATTGTTGTGTCAGCCTCCTTGGATCAGACTGTTCGTGTTTGGGATATTGGTTCCCTCAAAAGGAAGGCTGGACCTCCTTCAGATGATATTTTGCGATTGAGTCAGATGAACACAGATCTTTTCGGTGGCGTCGATGCAGTTGTTAAGTATGTGTTGGAAGGTCATGACCGAGGTGTCAACTGGGCTGCTTTTCATCCTACACTGCCTCTTATTGTCTCAGGAGCTGATGACCGTCAAGTGAAACTTTGGAGGATGAATG aCACTAAGGCATGGGAAGTGGATACTCTGAGAGGGCACATGAATAACGTTTCATGTGTTATGTTCCATGCCAAACAGGACATCATTGTGTCAAACTCTGAGGATAAAAGTATCCGAGTATGGGATGCAACAAAGAGGACTGGTATTCAAACTTTCCGCAGGGAACATGATCGATTTTGGATTCTTTCAACGCATCCTGAAATGAATCTGTTGGCAGCTGGTCATGACAGTGGCATGATAGTCTTCAAGCTGGAGAGAGAAAGGCCTGCCTTCGCTGTTAGTGGTGATTCTCTGTTCTACACGAAAGACCGCTTTTTGCGGTTCTATGAATTTTCAACACAGAGAGAGACACAAGTACTTACTATTCGACGGCCTGGTTCTTTGAGCTTGAATCAAAGTCCTAAGACTCTTTCCTACAGTCCTACTGAAAATGCGATTCTTCTCTGTTCAGATGTGGATGGTGGATCTTATGAGTTGTACTGCATATCCAAAGATAGCACAATTAAAGACAGTTTTGGTAGGGGTGATATGCAAGAACCAAAGAAAGGTCTTGGAGGATCAGCAGTCTTTGTGGCACGGAATAGGTTTGCTGTGCTTGAAAAAAGCAGCAATCAAGTCCTTTTAAAAAACCTGAAGAATGAGCTTGTTAAAAAGAGTGTGCTTCCAATTGCCACTGATGCTATATTCTATGCCGGAACAGGCAACTTGCTCTGTAGGTCTGAGGATAGGGTTTTTATATTTGATCTTCAGCAGAGGATCGTTCTTGGCGATCTTCAGACCCCTTTCATCAAATATGTAGTCTGGTCTAATGACATGGAAAGCGTTGCTTTACTCAGCAAACATGCAATTGTCATTGCTAGCAAGAAGCTGGTTCATCAATGCACCCTCCACGAGACAATCCGTGTAAAAAGCGGAGCATGGGATGACAATGGTATTTTTATTTACACAACATTAAATCATATCAAATACTGCCTCCCAAATGGAGACAGTGGGATAATCAAAACACTGGACGTCCCAATTTATATCACAAAGGTTGTTGGAAATGTCATCTTCTGCTTGGGTCGAGATGGGAAAAACAAAGCTATAACCATTGATGCTACAGAGTATATCTTTAAGCTTTCCTTGTTGAAGAAAAAATATGACCATGTTATGAACATGATAAGGAACTCACAGCTTTGTGGGCAAGCTATGATTGCTTATCTGCAACAGAAAGGATTTCCTGAGGTTGCCCTCCATTTTGTGAAAGATGAGAGGATTCGGTTCAATTTGGCTTTAGAGAGTGGGAACATTCAAATTGCAGTTGCATCAGCTACAGCAATTGATGAGAAAGATCACTGGTACCGATTGGGAGTCGAAGCTCTTCGACAAGGCAATGCTGGTATAGTAGAATATGCATATCAGAAGACCAAGAATTTTGAGAGATTATCCTTCCTTTATCTCATCACTGGTAATGTGGAGAAACTTTCAAAGATGTTGAAAATTGCTGAGGTCAAGAATGATGTCATGGGCCAGTTTCACAATGCCTTATATATGGGTGATATTCGAGAGCGTGTTAAGATCTTAGAGAATGTTGGCCATTTGCCTCTTGCTTATATCACTGCATCAACCCATGGGCTACACGATGTTGCTGAAAGGCTTGCAGCTGAACTGGGGGATAACGTTCCATCTTTGCCCGAGGGGAAAGTACCATCTCTCTTGATACCTCCGTCACCTGTGCTGTGTTGTGGTGATTGGCCCCTTCTTAGGGTCATGCGAGGCATATTTGATGGTGGACTTAGAAACGCTGATCAAGATGCCGATGATGAAGAGTATGAGGCTGCTGAAGGTGATTGGGTTGAGGAGCTCGACATGGTTGACATTGAAGGCTTACAAAATGGTGATGTTACTGCAATTTTGGATGACGGAGAGGTGGCTGAAGAGGGCGATGAAGAGGGCGGGTGGGAGCTGGAAGATTTAGAGCTCCCCCCTGAAGCTGACACTCCAAAAGCCTCTGTCAGTACACGGTCATCAGTTTTTGTGGCACCAACGCCTGGGATGGCAGTTAGCCAGATATGGGTTCAGAGATCATCTCTTGCTGCTGATCATGCAGCTGCTGGCAATTTTGATACTGCAATGAGATTACTGAACAGGCAGCTTGGAATAAAAAACTTTGCCCCCTTGAGATCTATGTTCCTAGATCTTCATTCTGCCAGTCACTCTTATTTGCGTGCCTTTTCATCTGCTCCAGTTGTACCACTTGCTGTTGAAAGGGGTTGGACTGAGGCGTCTAGTCCAAATGTGAGAGGCCCACCGGCACTTCCTTACAAATTGTCTCAATTAGATGAAAAGCTCAAAGCTGGTTATAAGTCAACAACTGCTGGGAAATTCACTGAAGCTCTCCGTACATTTGTCAATATACTTCATACAATTCCTTTGATTGTTGTAGAGTCAAGGAGGGAAGTGGATGATGTAAAGGAATTGATAATCATAGTCAAAGAGTATGTTCTGGCTCTGCAGATGGAGCTGAAAAGAAGGGAAATGAAGGACAATCCAGTACGCCAGCAGGAGCTCGCAGCATATTTCACCCACTGCAATCTTCAGACACCTCACTTGAGGCTAGCTTTGTTGAATGCAATGACTGTCTGCTACAAAGCAAAGAACCTTGCCACTGCTGCTAACTTTGCCAGGAGACTACTTGAAACCAATCCTAGCATTGAAAACCAAGCTAAGACAGCAAGACAGGTGCTAGCAGCTGCAGAAAGGAACATGACTGATGCCACAGAGTTGAACTATGATTTCCGAAACCCATTTGTAACTTGTGGGGCAACCTATGTGCCCATTTATCGCGGACAGAAGGATGTCTCTTGCCCTTACTGTACTTCCCGTTTTGTACCAACCCAGGAGGGGCAGCTATGCACTGTGTGTGAACTTTCAGTAGTGGGGGCAGATGCTTCTGGATTGCTCTGTTCTCCTGCCCAGATTCGTTGA